The Bombus vancouverensis nearcticus chromosome 3, iyBomVanc1_principal, whole genome shotgun sequence genomic sequence TGTATgtggaaattttaataaaaaattactcAAAACGATGGTCAATTacgcaatatatttctattaaatattaatacaatttcttttgggaaaatataacatataaatattaaaattaattttataattataccaAAAGTTCTCTATTTCACGAGAGATTCCTCTATTTACAAgaatttattcaacaaaaaataAATCTACACTTTGTTTCTAGTTTTATACtcattaaatgaaaaaatagaatGAAACAAGAATTTGATAATATATAgctttatttgtatatataactaaaaaaaaaggaaggtatAACTAACGTGgaaatttttcatataatttcaCCCAAAGGATTTTATAATTACAACGTTTACAATTGTCAAGTATGCAGTAAAGGCTATGATATAGCAGAATTGATTATGGAATTCTCATTTGACTTCTGTTGGTGACTTGTCACTTGAAACGTTCATTTACATGTTAATCACAACATTACATGTTAATAGCGACATGCTCCGATATGCTacacgaataaaaaataatagacAAATATAAAATGTTGTTGTATACGTTGGTAGGAGGTTATATGTTAACGTCAataatactttttaaatatcCAACGTTATTACATAAAAAGAAACAAGTGAAATTTATGTGCCAGCATATCAGTCACAGAGGGGGTGTGTTTTGAAATTTTTGGTGATTAGATAATTAAGATCATTACATACATaggaaagatatatatatactaataaaaaaataattttgcagGGGCAGGTGAAGGCTATGAAAACACGATGCATGCTTTTAAACGGTTAGTTAAAATTCTTACTCACTACTAGACTGtggttttttatgtatttatgataaattttaATGTGCATTAAAAATCCAGTACATGTCATATACAAaagtatgtaaaatattcaaaataaagtGCTCATCATAATTTTTAGTGGGCGAAACAAATTATTATCTAAGTTCCAATTCTTTAattcttttcataaaaatatgaaattacataaaaatccacagtctacaAATCTGCTCATCATCTTAAGTGTGCAGCtcaaagaattattaaattaacagatatttatctaaaaatagttctttaaattattttttctggttatacaaaaattcacaaaaatatttgtacacttatggaaactttttatgaatgtattatgttttgtatattatataaaacatttgaaatgtcatttttatttacattgttaaattggtttcaaattttgtcAATACAATTATCATAGCCATGTCTTGTTATGAATgttactaatgaaatttcaacacgtttcatataacacatataatatacatataaaacttTTCTATGGTAAGTGTTCAAATAATTCCATGAGTTACTGCATATAACACTTtatgaaaatgtaattttattccAGAGCTGTAGCAATTGGTACACAAATGTTAGAATTGGATTGTCATTTAACAAAAGATGGAGAAGTAGTTGTATGTCATGACCATAATCTTTTACGTAGTACAGGCACAAATAAAAGTATTTCAGAAGTAAATTACAAAGATCTACCTCTATTGAAACCACGTCTTCCAATAGATTTTGATCCAGGTATGCTTAAAcagtttttaaaaaaattacatttttgaaTAAAATGATTTAGAAACTGTAGTTTAACAGATGTAGAATATATTGGCACAGAAAAGGAGGAAGATAGAAGATTTGCTTTATTGAAAGAAGTATTTGAAGCATTCcctaatataccaattaatattGATGTTAAAGTTAACAGTGATGAACTTATAACCAAAGTATCTAATTTAATAAAGGAATATAATCGGGAGGAGTATACTGTATGGGGAAACTTTAATGATGACATAACACAGAAATGTTATAAGACGGTACCTAGTTTTTATAGTACAATATTTGTATACTAacataatgatattaatttcaattattttttctaCAGAATCCtaatataaatttgttattttccaTGAGACGTGTAACTCTgttgatagttttcttatacACTGGTTTATTACCATTTATACCTCTAAAGGAAACACATTTAGAGATATTTCTACCTTCCATTTATTTAAGGTATTCTAAACATTTTATTCAGTATTGAATCTAATCTAGTTTCTCtcaatattacattattatagaTGCAAAGGAAGTCCAAGTATAAAATTCTTACCCttggaaaaaataattataaggaCTATTAATGTATTACTAATGAGGAAGTGCTTATTTAATCATTTAAGAACTCGAGGAATACATGTAAGTTAACGACTGTTTAGTTTAAATCTGGAAATATAATTCAGATTAAAAACAGTGCTGTTAGTAATAAGTATATGttgaaaaaatttttatttatagcatataaaaatatttaaatacgttTTTATAGATCTATTTTTGGGTCttaaatgaagaagaagaatttaAGAAAGCTTTTGATCTTGGAGCTACTGGTGTAATGACAGATTATcctacaaaattaaaattatttttaaataattgttctatCGAATAAGACGCTAAATGCAATGAATGAGAATGATActaatatataagatatatataatatataagatatttattGATGTACTTCTGAGAAGTACATGTACATGCTGTTATAAGTGAAGAATGTGTTGAACTTTTATTTGATAGACATGTATTACTTACAGATtatgaaaaaagatatttctaTTGCTTATTGTATACTAACAAAAGGAAGTAAGAGCAGCTTGTTTCAAAAACTTGTACATACATAAGGCAGATAAAAATAAGTTTCAAGAAAATGAATAGTGACATATTAGTAAAATATAATGAGAAAAATAACTATAAAATGTGTGGACAA encodes the following:
- the LOC117154218 gene encoding lysophospholipase D GDPD1 isoform X1, coding for MLLYTLVGGYMLTSIILFKYPTLLHKKKQVKFMCQHISHRGGAGEGYENTMHAFKRAVAIGTQMLELDCHLTKDGEVVVCHDHNLLRSTGTNKSISEVNYKDLPLLKPRLPIDFDPDVEYIGTEKEEDRRFALLKEVFEAFPNIPINIDVKVNSDELITKVSNLIKEYNREEYTVWGNFNDDITQKCYKTNPNINLLFSMRRVTLLIVFLYTGLLPFIPLKETHLEIFLPSIYLRCKGSPSIKFLPLEKIIIRTINVLLMRKCLFNHLRTRGIHIYFWVLNEEEEFKKAFDLGATGVMTDYPTKLKLFLNNCSIE
- the LOC117154218 gene encoding lysophospholipase D GDPD1 isoform X2, which encodes MHAFKRAVAIGTQMLELDCHLTKDGEVVVCHDHNLLRSTGTNKSISEVNYKDLPLLKPRLPIDFDPDVEYIGTEKEEDRRFALLKEVFEAFPNIPINIDVKVNSDELITKVSNLIKEYNREEYTVWGNFNDDITQKCYKTNPNINLLFSMRRVTLLIVFLYTGLLPFIPLKETHLEIFLPSIYLRCKGSPSIKFLPLEKIIIRTINVLLMRKCLFNHLRTRGIHIYFWVLNEEEEFKKAFDLGATGVMTDYPTKLKLFLNNCSIE